Proteins from a single region of Candidatus Kryptoniota bacterium:
- the rfbC gene encoding dTDP-4-dehydrorhamnose 3,5-epimerase, translating to MPFHFTSVRSPEGLTIIEPYTFGDERGFFMETYRQDEFAKAGIEDKFIQDNHSRSAKGVIRGLHYQVDPSEQSKLVRCVRGEIFDVALDLRMKSPTFGEWYGLVLSEENKKMFHVPRGFAHGYSTLSDIAEVVYKVDEFYSREDERGIRFDDPKLAIEWRVFNPVVSSKDKALPRFDEKGEYF from the coding sequence ATGCCGTTTCATTTTACATCGGTAAGAAGTCCGGAAGGGCTGACGATAATCGAACCGTACACGTTCGGTGACGAACGCGGGTTCTTCATGGAGACATATCGTCAGGATGAGTTTGCGAAAGCGGGCATCGAAGACAAGTTTATCCAGGACAACCATTCGAGATCCGCCAAGGGTGTGATTCGCGGACTTCATTATCAGGTAGACCCGAGCGAACAATCGAAGCTGGTCCGGTGCGTTCGGGGCGAAATATTCGACGTGGCGCTAGATCTGAGGATGAAATCGCCGACTTTCGGTGAATGGTACGGTCTGGTTCTCTCTGAAGAAAACAAGAAGATGTTCCACGTTCCGAGAGGTTTTGCCCACGGCTACTCCACGCTCTCTGATATTGCGGAGGTGGTTTACAAGGTCGACGAGTTTTATTCGCGTGAAGACGAGCGCGGAATCAGATTTGACGACCCGAAGCTGGCAATCGAATGGCGTGTTTTCAACCCGGTAGTCTCCAGCAAAGACAAAGCGCTGCCTCGGTTCGACGAGAAAGGCGAGTATTTCTAA
- a CDS encoding secondary thiamine-phosphate synthase enzyme YjbQ, protein MFVQREIQIATRRHSEMHDLTERVQSIVSESKISVGTVNVSVVGSTAAVGTIEFEPGLERDLPELLDRLIPPGRNYGHEQAWHDGNGHSHLQATMLGPSLTLPISDGRLLVGTWQQIFLIELDIKPRNREVVVTVYGE, encoded by the coding sequence ATGTTCGTTCAACGTGAAATTCAAATCGCTACACGTCGGCATTCTGAAATGCACGATCTGACCGAAAGAGTACAGTCGATAGTTTCTGAATCAAAGATTTCTGTCGGCACCGTAAACGTTTCTGTTGTCGGGAGCACGGCTGCAGTGGGAACAATAGAATTTGAGCCGGGACTGGAACGCGATCTGCCGGAACTTCTTGACAGGCTGATACCGCCAGGGAGAAACTACGGGCACGAACAGGCGTGGCACGATGGAAACGGACACTCGCATTTGCAGGCGACGATGCTCGGGCCGAGTTTAACTCTGCCGATAAGCGATGGAAGATTATTAGTCGGGACTTGGCAACAGATTTTTTTGATTGAGCTGGACATCAAGCCGCGGAACAGGGAAGTAGTCGTGACGGTTTATGGAGAATGA
- a CDS encoding restriction endonuclease subunit S translates to MKVSVARFSESSRNDRIDSEFFRDDYVKDVSMVSGKRCDSIRSVASVSDGNHLKIAEEFTDSPGVRYLRGQDLSTDMVLSDRNVVFIPDDFFRRLKRSHIFRNDILITIVGANTGLVGLVFSPPQKLVASCKLGIIRPTKSILPGYLYSFLAGRYGQSQVFRSIRGGGQTGLILPDLKKLVVVRFEKEFECQIHEVATKAHSMIASSTQVYKAEEQRLLKLLGFANWRPRKQLSFVRNFSMSTEGHRIDAEYFQPMYDETLRTIKNYRHGFGFVSELFKSNKAGFKVKRDALYQYVEIGSVDTSSGQIEPLSLYEKDLPANAKIKLNKGDLIISKVRTYRGAVAIVQSDDLIGSGAFTVLQESKKINKETAYVFFKSAPILNLSLKYNAGTSYPVIDETDILGLPFPLIPVKVQQAIRSKITEMYETRALSKRLLEIAKRGVEMAIEKNEKEAEMWMNKELQAIDKGQQ, encoded by the coding sequence ATGAAAGTCTCGGTTGCTCGATTTTCTGAATCCTCAAGAAATGATAGAATTGACTCTGAGTTCTTCAGGGACGATTACGTCAAAGACGTATCGATGGTCTCGGGAAAGCGGTGTGATAGTATTAGGTCGGTCGCTTCTGTTTCGGATGGGAATCACTTGAAAATCGCCGAAGAGTTTACCGACTCTCCTGGAGTAAGGTACCTGCGAGGACAGGATCTATCTACGGATATGGTATTGAGTGATAGGAACGTTGTGTTTATTCCAGACGACTTCTTCCGTAGGCTCAAGCGTTCACACATATTTAGAAATGATATTCTGATTACAATTGTTGGGGCGAACACGGGCCTTGTTGGCCTAGTTTTCTCACCGCCGCAAAAACTCGTCGCAAGCTGTAAACTCGGAATAATCAGACCCACGAAGAGTATTCTTCCCGGCTATCTTTATTCGTTTCTCGCAGGCAGGTATGGCCAGAGCCAAGTGTTTAGGTCAATTCGCGGAGGTGGTCAGACTGGTCTGATTTTGCCGGATTTGAAGAAACTTGTGGTCGTTCGATTCGAAAAAGAGTTTGAGTGTCAGATTCACGAAGTTGCCACAAAGGCGCACTCCATGATTGCCAGTTCAACCCAAGTGTACAAGGCCGAAGAGCAACGTCTACTGAAGCTGTTAGGGTTTGCAAATTGGAGACCTCGAAAGCAACTCTCATTCGTCCGGAATTTCTCCATGTCGACTGAAGGTCATCGTATCGACGCCGAGTACTTCCAGCCAATGTACGATGAGACTCTAAGAACAATTAAGAATTACAGACACGGGTTTGGATTCGTATCGGAGTTATTCAAATCAAACAAAGCCGGTTTCAAAGTAAAACGGGATGCACTGTATCAGTATGTGGAAATCGGCTCGGTAGATACTTCTTCAGGACAAATCGAGCCACTTTCTTTGTACGAAAAAGATTTGCCGGCAAATGCAAAAATCAAATTGAATAAAGGTGATCTGATAATTTCGAAGGTTCGCACTTATCGAGGTGCGGTTGCGATTGTCCAGAGTGACGACCTCATCGGAAGTGGAGCTTTCACTGTGTTGCAGGAGTCCAAGAAAATTAACAAAGAGACAGCTTATGTGTTTTTTAAGTCTGCTCCCATTTTAAACCTGTCTTTGAAGTATAATGCAGGCACCTCATATCCCGTTATTGACGAGACCGACATTTTAGGTTTACCGTTTCCGCTTATTCCTGTCAAGGTACAGCAAGCTATCAGGTCCAAAATTACAGAAATGTATGAAACCAGGGCACTCTCAAAGCGTCTTCTTGAGATTGCCAAGCGTGGCGTCGAGATGGCGATTGAAAAGAATGAGAAGGAGGCGGAGATGTGGATGAATAAAGAGCTGCAGGCGATAGACAAAGGGCAACAATAG
- a CDS encoding STAS-like domain-containing protein translates to MNTIRVVKLFDNPVLLAPEKGEELCTKIKAGLKRFGNVKVDFAGYEFISSAFLNRAFGQLCIDLDLDTEEFHEKVQIMSLSQDDVDDLELAIDNAQFRRKLIKQGVTDIGEYFASRLPA, encoded by the coding sequence ATGAACACAATACGAGTTGTTAAACTGTTCGATAATCCTGTCTTGCTCGCTCCCGAAAAGGGAGAGGAGCTTTGTACGAAGATCAAAGCTGGTCTGAAGCGTTTCGGAAATGTGAAGGTTGATTTCGCGGGGTACGAATTTATTTCGAGTGCGTTTCTCAACAGGGCATTCGGGCAGCTCTGCATCGACTTGGACCTGGATACGGAGGAGTTTCACGAGAAGGTACAAATTATGAGTCTGAGTCAAGATGATGTTGACGACCTTGAACTTGCAATTGACAATGCGCAATTCCGCCGCAAACTTATCAAGCAGGGCGTTACAGATATAGGAGAATATTTCGCGTCACGACTTCCCGCGTAG